The nucleotide sequence CCCCCGATCGATGATGGAACAAATCTTCGTTGTTTAAACATCAACAAGTTTATAGCAATGGAGACAGTGGAAAACTTAGATAAACGATTTTTATCTATACAATCGTCTTCCACTAAGAGCTGAGCTCTATTTAACTCGGAATTAATAATAgtacaaagaataaaaataaaatccatcttcatatttcattaaataataagcatatcatgttaaaaaattttaaaacattgtttaaaaattcaaagataTGTTTCTTGTATGGCCAGGAATAAATTTAGAAATACGTAATACAAAAACTGACAATGTACGGTACACACTTTATTCAATACTGGGTCATATGTTTCTTTTGGGTTTGATAAAATGcatatgttttaaaaatactgtGCTTGTCAATGTATATCTTACCCTTTGGATATGATTACACGTATAATTATGGTTTTAAATAACTAGCTCGATTCAGCACGTGCTTCGCGCGCCTAATTTTCTTGAGACTAGAAATTTAAAATCGGaactttaaaaatgtatgGATTGACGCGTGCTTGAATTAGCAGtcacaaaaatattaacattttacttaattttgtatatttgcAATTCTGACGAAAATTGGCCCACACGTATATGTGTAATATGTGTAAGACATTTTATGTAAGAGCTTTATAATTTACTGAAGTTATAACCTTTTCATCAATTATTGTGTACACTttgatttcttcttttttaactGATTGacaatatttgtaaaaataaaaatcaacatttcatttttaaataaattaagatAGCCTGGTTCTCTTTATAAAATATCcgaattttattcaaaaatgaaaaaatgttcactgcattgaataatatatagatATTACTATTTAATGTCCATTATTATGTACAAAAGTTGATAATGTTTACTAAGTATCACTTATTGATCTAATTAAAAGCACAAGTAATATTAACATACTAAGAACAAAGAATTCTTGAGTTTATATTTAAAGATTTTCGGCAGTCGAATAATATGTTTGCGATCCTCATACTATTCTGCTACATTGCTACTGCTTTACAAGACCAACTGCTGAACAAAAGAGCATCTGAATATAGTTGAACTCGaggttaataatttattattaagtcTCAATTTACACATCAAAAAGAAACGAGTTACTTTGAATTCGGTTTTAGACGTCCAAGGGTTATCTATTTCAAACGTTAAATAAagtaacaaaatattaaataattcgatttgattttttgaaaaatcgttatcgattagttattataaattattatttaaaataaatattattgaaggaactttaaattaaaaatgctaTTAAAAACTATATTGAACAAATTCTTgtagagtttttgttttagctaaATGTGCCAATAAAAAACATATCAAGCACTGAATTATAGTGCTATACCGGATGTCTTCAATGCAATGaactttaaattattcaaatcaaATGCATCGACTAAACCGATGCATCGATTTCATCTAATTTCGCATATTTGCAATCCTCGCGCAATATTAAACCGCACTTTTATCAGATAGAAGAACTTTGTAATTTGAGTTTTGCAATTGTTGTAATTACAGTTACTCATACCAGAGATATTGAATATGTCGATGCCAATAGTACAAATCACGAACGGCCACATACGTGGCATATAAGTCTACAGTATTAATGTGTACGATTACATTGCGTTTAGAGGAATCCCTTATGCAGAACCACTAATTGGCGATCTTGAATTTAAAGTGCTTACAAACtgtttgatcttttttttaaattgttcgCACTCAGCAATTTATAATGTACTTATGAAAATCATAACTTCCTTTGAGAAATCACGCGCCAACGAATTCTCagagatttttcaattatcaCCACGATTTTCGTTTATATAACTGTTCTAGGATCCAGTGCCAGTAACAAATTGGACTGGCGTAAAAGATGCCATAAACTACGGAAATACTTATACACAATCGGTCACGTAGTTCTAGAATTAcgacggtatacatacacacacgcgcgcgcgcgcacgcgaacaTACACAACCATCatcacggacattttctaaaaacgtatGATTCGAACTCTAAACACCTCCAAATACGTTATTACTATgaagttttagcgaaactgaaaattttactattacaaagcttcttCTAGGAGGATGCAAAAATTCTTTTTCACATCTTCAGTACGAAGCTACAAGTCATCGTTAATACGACAAGCTTGTTTATCTTATGATATCAATGTCGATTTTTTAAGTGAATAAGAAGTTTAGCAAAGATAATCTACTTTCTTAATTTTCAAGATTGCAGTTCTTTAAAAACCCTAAGAAATATTTCCCAGTAAACAACTTCGAATAATGTCTTCTATGTatttttatgacaaatattCGCGATTCATACATAATTAAATAATCAtcgtatttatataaaaaaaaaacatatcagATTGCCATATGCGGGGGACTTATCTTTAATGCGTCACTCACTAAAAGCTTTTCATCATAATAGTAAGTTCTTATGGTATATTCACCACATAATCGTGACATAGAAAACTAAGAAATTACTGTTCTAATCAATAATAACGTTAAGAGCTGCACTCACTGCTGGCTTTTCCGTAATCAACTAATATCTTTCAAAACCAAAACTCTTTATAGTCATTCAGAACCAGCTGATATTTCTTAAAGTTATCATATGTATTTTCTGTCAGTTACGCTTCAAGTACAGCATAAAAAAAGCTGCATTCGCATATCAGTTATTGATGTCTGCTTAAATGAGTGTTATCTGTAAGAAAATGATACGCAGTAACTACAAATGCTcaatatttttgcagataAAGGCGCCTGGAGCGCAACATCTACCACAATCATAGTCCAAACGTCAAAGTGTGCAGATCATTTATTTCCTGCTTTTTATATGGCATTAGTGTCCTGTAATTCACAGAAGCAATATGCTTGAGTTTACATATTCACAACTTTTTTGGATCACTGCTGTGTTTGCTGCTGTATACGCTTATTTGAAATACTATCTCTATAATTATTGGAATAGATACAACGTTCCCAATGAAACGCCATCAATACCTCTTGGGAACGTTCCTCTCGACTTCCTGAGAGGAAAAATTCATTATGGTAAACGTGAGCGCGCAATATAGCTATATCGATTCTTAAGAACGACTGTCATAAACATGTGCTTAACGATGGATTTTCATTCTGGTTACAGGGGGCTTTATTGACtcgatttataaaaaatttaaacactACCGTTTTTGTGGTATTTACGTATTTCATAAGCCAATCTTGTGTATCAATGATCCAGAACTTATTAAACTGATTCTCGTCAAGGATTTTGATCTATTTCCCGACCGCGGTTGGTTTTACGATGGCAAGATTGACCCAATGTCCAGTCATTTATTTCTGCTACCCGGCGAAAAATGGAAGAGACTGAGAGTAAAGTTTGCACCTATTTTCACATCTGGCAAGTTGAGACAAATGTATCCCTTCTTAGTTGAAATTAGCAAGCATATGATCAAGACATGCGATGCAGAGTTGAAAACTACAGATACAGTGGACGTCAATGACATTCTAGCGAGGTAAAACATGGTATTTAATGCATTTGTTCAATACTGAATCATTACTAATCAATATATTTTCGGATATTAGGTTTACGACTGATGTAATATCATCCATAGTATATGGACTTGACTCCAAGAGTCTTGATGATCCAAAGAGCGAATTCCGAACGAAGGGTGTAAAGGCGCTCAGCTTTGGCAGCTTTAACCTGTTGGTGGCGTTGTTCGCACCAGAAATGATGTCATGGGCGACTGTCCCGTTATACCAGGAAAATGTGTCAGAAttctttttgaatattttcaaggAAGCAGTTAACTATcgtcgaaaagaaaaaatccagAAGAAAGATTTTCTCGATCTTATTATGCAGCTCATTGATTCCGGAAAAGTtgatgatgaaaataaaatcttgCAAACGAATGGAAAGAATTCAGGTAGCAATCTAATCGATGTATCAACATTCGACCAACACAcacatagaaaaaaaaataaaattaaccAATGTGAACGATTTTAGAACATTTTGATAAACTAACAATAGAGGAAGCTGCAGCTAATGCATTTGTTTTCTTCCTCGGAGGCTACGAAACCTCCTCTTCGACTACGAGTTTTTGTTTGTACGAATTGGCACAAAATCCGGAAGTACAGGAAAAATTGCAAGCAGAAATTGATGAAGTCGTGAGGAGCCTCACCGGGCTTACTTACGAAAGTATAGCAGAAATGGAGTATCTTGATATGGTACTTTCAGGTCATTGTCttaacaatttattacaaaagaaaggttttaatatatatattatatacgtattaACTCATCTTTTATTGATGCCGAATTGTCCGATTTCAGAAACTCTACGGAAGTATCCATCTGGGGCTACTTTGAATCGAATAGCCAAGGAAGATTATCCACTTCCTAACACTGATTTCGTGATTAAGAAAGGTATGCGGATAATAATTCCGCTTTCAGGTATACAAAATAATCCCGAGTACTACCCGGATCCCGAAAAGTTCGATCCTTTGCGCTTTACCAAAGAAAAGGTAGCTGCAAGAAATAAGTATGTTAATATACCTTTTGGAGATGGAGGACGAATTTGCATTGGTACGTTATTTTCTGTAGTCGAAATAACATGCAAGCATgcattataatataaaatatagcaAATATAAAgcttgaaataaaaatatttgctttTAGGTAAACGCTTTGCCGTGATGCAAGTTAAGATAGTTCTGACTGCGATGCTGTACAACTACCAATTCAGTATAAGCCAAAAGACGCAAGTTCCACCAAAATACGAGACTAGGAACTTCACGCAAATTGCGCGTAATGGGGTTCATTTACGTGTTGAAAGAAGATAATGGAGAATTTTTTGGAGCAGAGTTTGACAAAAAGAGAAGCTTTATTAGTGTGTGTGCGCATGTGTGTACTGACTATTGCCATTATATCAATGTGATTGAACTTATGTGTTTCACTAGCAAAACCAGACCATCTGTAGTCAATCGTGATTTTCGGCCTCTCGGTGGTTGTTATCGCTCTGTGGCGGCACCTGTCGATTTCACGTCCAACGGCAAAAACGTGCAGAGGAGACTTCGACTCCATGATTCTATCTGTATATACCTCTCTCGAGTTTGAAGCGGAAAAAGATCGACGTGTATTATGTAGCTGCGGGAATATAGTAGCATATAGGCGGAAGTggtgaaaattaatttacgaATCGAGAGAGAGGTACATCTTATAACAATTGGGCAAGAGTAAAGAATTCGAATAAAAATGCTCATTTGTTATGCGTAGTATTAGAAAAAGAAACTAAACCATCGAATTTTGCCATAATTTTTCCTATAAATTTATCAGTTTTTTTCGTAATCTGCAACTCAAGTTTGGCTTAGGCTGTCTAAAACGAGGTACTCCAGCTTTACAGATTAATGGAACGAATGACAAAAATGTGGACTAATTATGATACCTACGAgcaaaaatgatttttgatacaatACGCAATACTTTTGTACCtattttctgcatttttatttttagcgaACCACAAACGAATCTCCTGGCAGCAGAATGGCCATTGATCGATGAGGAATGAATTTTTGTTGTTTACACATCaacaaatttatgaaattgGACACACTGAAAAACCTAGAAATACgatttttagctacgaaacgTCACCTACTAAAAGCTGACCTCCACTTAACTTAGAATTAGTAATAGTATAGGCGTTAAAAATGTAActattcaatatttatttttcataaattaatGTGTGAtgtaaaaaatacatcgaTTAAAAAGAACACTTCCTCGATATCTCGAGCCTCCAATCACGTCCGTTCTTTTCATACGAAcgcttcaaaaatattaagaatattgtatattctTAATTTAG is from Nasonia vitripennis strain AsymCx chromosome 1, Nvit_psr_1.1, whole genome shotgun sequence and encodes:
- the CYP6CK6 gene encoding cytochrome P450 6CK6, encoding MLEFTYSQLFWITAVFAAVYAYLKYYLYNYWNRYNVPNETPSIPLGNVPLDFLRGKIHYGGFIDSIYKKFKHYRFCGIYVFHKPILCINDPELIKLILVKDFDLFPDRGWFYDGKIDPMSSHLFLLPGEKWKRLRVKFAPIFTSGKLRQMYPFLVEISKHMIKTCDAELKTTDTVDVNDILARFTTDVISSIVYGLDSKSLDDPKSEFRTKGVKALSFGSFNLLVALFAPEMMSWATVPLYQENVSEFFLNIFKEAVNYRRKEKIQKKDFLDLIMQLIDSGKVDDENKILQTNGKNSEHFDKLTIEEAAANAFVFFLGGYETSSSTTSFCLYELAQNPEVQEKLQAEIDEVVRSLTGLTYESIAEMEYLDMVLSETLRKYPSGATLNRIAKEDYPLPNTDFVIKKGMRIIIPLSGIQNNPEYYPDPEKFDPLRFTKEKVAARNKYVNIPFGDGGRICIGKRFAVMQVKIVLTAMLYNYQFSISQKTQVPPKYETRNFTQIARNGVHLRVERR